From a region of the Corallococcus coralloides DSM 2259 genome:
- a CDS encoding protein kinase domain-containing protein yields the protein MAEVARNERTCTACGRGHGEGTSCDTLVREAGGGRGKAVEPPAAVAVADEVDPLVGTQMGSFRLVRRVGRGGMGSVYLAEHVSIGSRVAVKVLHEHLTRYPELVQRFHAEARAVNLIGHENIVSIFDLNATAPRPYLIMEFLEGAPLSAWVGTPMSAGAVVPMLMQVCDALHAAHARGIVHRDLKPDNIFLVKRGRGMPFVKVLDFGIAKLVDASMPETVAGIIVGTPEYMAPEQSLSRRLDGRADLYAVGVIAYQLLTGRLPFPDEGLTAQLVAHQTRTPPAPRSICPSVPAALEAVVLRALAKTPEERFPHALALRAALEQALATRPPSPRAAVGGPRPVQGGASPGTPVTGPRRTPPLAPPGASGGKTLPLPVQVVLQPGAQPRAFTGSDLSRGGVFLHATGELPPLFAQVQVVLPLSTGPLSVTCEVVRHVSPEQAQAWSMRPGFGVQFVAPSAALKARVEQHLASATASPLPAPRELPDDAEAERVLAMWRGQLAGEGTHYAVLGLSPDVELESARERARELWGALSALRQRPLSRGQRSRLESMLIRVRDAGDTLGVPLRRARYDARLGNARGVARCLEAGLTAVQADALRREYLAEQPRAVGTARVHFLTGNALERDGQLQRALESYERGLELDPLEWEYHQRRRVVDRALGARLSGVRNERARFPGEGTGP from the coding sequence ATGGCCGAAGTCGCGAGGAACGAGCGCACGTGCACAGCGTGCGGGCGGGGACATGGCGAGGGGACGTCGTGCGACACGCTCGTCCGGGAGGCGGGGGGCGGCCGGGGCAAGGCCGTGGAGCCGCCGGCCGCCGTGGCCGTGGCGGACGAGGTGGACCCGCTGGTGGGGACCCAGATGGGCAGCTTCCGGCTGGTGCGCCGCGTGGGCCGGGGCGGGATGGGGTCCGTCTACCTGGCCGAGCACGTGTCCATTGGCAGCCGCGTGGCGGTGAAGGTGCTCCACGAACACCTGACGCGCTACCCGGAGCTGGTGCAGCGCTTCCACGCCGAGGCCCGGGCGGTGAACCTCATCGGGCACGAGAACATCGTCAGCATCTTCGACCTCAACGCCACGGCGCCCCGGCCGTACCTCATCATGGAGTTCCTGGAGGGGGCGCCCCTGTCGGCGTGGGTGGGGACGCCCATGTCCGCCGGGGCGGTGGTGCCCATGCTGATGCAGGTGTGTGACGCGCTGCATGCGGCGCACGCGCGGGGCATCGTCCACCGCGACCTGAAGCCGGACAACATCTTCCTGGTGAAGCGCGGGCGGGGGATGCCGTTCGTGAAGGTGCTCGACTTCGGCATCGCGAAGCTGGTGGACGCGAGCATGCCGGAGACGGTGGCGGGCATCATCGTGGGCACGCCGGAGTACATGGCCCCGGAGCAGTCCCTGAGCCGGCGCCTGGATGGCCGCGCGGACCTGTACGCGGTGGGCGTCATCGCCTACCAGCTGCTCACCGGACGGCTGCCCTTTCCCGACGAGGGGCTCACCGCCCAGCTCGTGGCGCACCAGACGCGCACGCCTCCGGCCCCGCGCTCCATCTGCCCTTCGGTGCCGGCCGCGCTGGAGGCGGTGGTGCTGCGCGCGCTGGCGAAGACGCCGGAGGAACGCTTCCCCCACGCGCTCGCCCTCAGGGCCGCGCTGGAGCAGGCCCTCGCCACGCGGCCCCCGTCGCCGCGCGCGGCCGTGGGCGGTCCCCGTCCCGTTCAGGGAGGGGCCTCCCCAGGGACTCCCGTCACCGGGCCCCGGCGCACCCCGCCGCTGGCCCCGCCGGGCGCGTCCGGGGGGAAGACGCTCCCGTTGCCCGTGCAGGTGGTGCTGCAGCCGGGAGCCCAGCCCCGGGCCTTCACGGGGTCGGACCTGTCGCGCGGGGGCGTGTTCCTGCACGCGACGGGGGAGCTGCCTCCGCTGTTCGCCCAGGTCCAGGTGGTGCTGCCGCTGTCCACGGGGCCGCTGTCCGTCACGTGCGAGGTGGTGCGCCACGTCTCGCCCGAGCAGGCCCAGGCCTGGAGCATGCGCCCGGGCTTCGGCGTGCAGTTCGTCGCGCCGTCCGCCGCGCTGAAGGCCCGCGTGGAGCAGCACCTCGCGAGCGCCACGGCCTCTCCGCTCCCCGCGCCCCGGGAGCTCCCGGACGACGCCGAGGCCGAGCGCGTCCTGGCGATGTGGCGCGGACAGCTGGCGGGGGAGGGCACGCACTATGCGGTGCTGGGGCTTTCACCGGACGTGGAGCTGGAGTCCGCACGGGAGCGGGCGCGCGAGCTGTGGGGAGCCCTGTCCGCGCTGCGGCAGCGGCCCCTGTCGCGCGGGCAGCGCTCGCGCCTGGAGTCCATGCTGATCCGCGTGAGGGACGCGGGCGACACCCTGGGGGTGCCGCTGCGCCGGGCCCGCTACGACGCCCGGCTGGGCAATGCCCGGGGCGTGGCGCGGTGCCTGGAGGCGGGCCTCACCGCGGTCCAGGCGGACGCCCTTCGCCGTGAGTACCTGGCGGAGCAGCCCCGGGCGGTGGGCACCGCGCGGGTGCACTTCCTCACCGGCAACGCGCTGGAGCGCGACGGCCAGCTGCAGCGGGCCCTGGAGTCCTACGAGCGGGGCCTGGAGCTGGACCCCCTGGAATGGGAGTACCACCAGCGCCGCCGGGTGGTGGACCGGGCGCTGGGCGCGCGCCTGTCGGGGGTCCGAAATGAAAGAGCCCGATTCCCTGGGGAGGGAACCGGGCCCTGA
- a CDS encoding lipoprotein, giving the protein MKKILFGLAAMASLTLTACGGNVCDDTADAFENLIDKAEECGLPTTGFQQPTDEDIESCKESLDACSDSDKDKLDAFVDCMNDVKGCNDKTQTEQLAFAERLSKCDAKLDGVSAACIGE; this is encoded by the coding sequence ATGAAGAAGATCCTGTTCGGTCTGGCCGCCATGGCTTCGCTCACGCTCACCGCTTGCGGCGGCAACGTTTGCGACGACACCGCGGACGCGTTTGAGAACCTGATCGACAAGGCCGAGGAGTGTGGTCTGCCCACGACCGGCTTCCAGCAGCCGACGGACGAGGACATCGAGTCCTGCAAGGAGTCGCTCGACGCCTGCAGCGACTCGGACAAGGACAAGCTGGACGCGTTCGTGGACTGCATGAACGACGTCAAGGGCTGCAACGACAAGACCCAGACCGAGCAGCTGGCGTTCGCGGAGCGTCTCTCGAAGTGCGACGCCAAGCTCGATGGCGTGAGCGCGGCCTGCATCGGCGAGTAG
- the rpmA gene encoding 50S ribosomal protein L27 produces MAHKKGQGSSRNGRDSNPQYRGVKVYGGETITAGSILVRQVGTVIHPGTNVKLGRDFTLFSTVDGVVKYERLGRDKKKVSVYPAAAEQASA; encoded by the coding sequence ATGGCCCATAAAAAAGGTCAGGGTTCTTCGCGCAACGGGCGTGATTCCAACCCGCAGTACCGTGGCGTGAAGGTGTACGGCGGTGAGACCATCACGGCGGGCAGCATCCTCGTCCGTCAGGTCGGCACGGTCATCCACCCGGGCACGAACGTGAAGCTCGGTCGCGACTTCACCCTCTTCTCGACCGTGGACGGCGTGGTGAAGTACGAGCGCCTCGGCCGCGACAAGAAGAAGGTGTCCGTGTACCCGGCCGCCGCCGAGCAGGCGAGCGCCTAG
- the rplU gene encoding 50S ribosomal protein L21 has translation MYAVIRTGGKQYRVAEGDVVRIEKIAGDIGAEVSFTEVLLLGGSESPKVGQPTVAGAKVVGKVLAQDKHRRVLHFRKEKEGWTRRRGHRQPYTEVKVTSISG, from the coding sequence ATGTACGCAGTCATTCGCACGGGCGGAAAGCAGTACCGCGTCGCCGAGGGCGACGTTGTCCGGATCGAGAAGATCGCCGGTGACATCGGCGCTGAGGTCTCGTTCACCGAGGTCCTCCTGCTGGGCGGCTCTGAGAGCCCGAAGGTGGGCCAGCCGACGGTGGCGGGCGCGAAGGTCGTGGGCAAGGTGCTGGCGCAGGACAAGCACCGCCGCGTCCTGCACTTCCGGAAGGAGAAGGAAGGCTGGACCCGTCGCCGTGGCCACCGCCAGCCGTACACCGAGGTGAAGGTCACCTCGATCTCCGGCTAG